The window ATCATGAGTTACCATCAGAATTCCTTTCCCATGAACCTCACTATTATGACGCAATAATTTATAGAAATCAGCACGTGCTTCAACATCCATCCCAGTAGTTGGCTCATCTAGCACAAACAAATCTGGGTCCGTTGCAAAAATTCGAGCTAGACAAATCCGTTGCTTTTGTCCACCAGATAATTCACCGACTTTTTTATGGCGCATATCCCACATACCTACAGACTGCAATGCCCGTTCAACATGTTCATGATCTTCAGGAGTCAAACGTTTAAACCAGCGTCCTCTTTGATAACGTCCAGAACGAACCAGTTCAATCACTGTGCTAGGAAATCCCGCATTAAACGAAGCTACTTGTTGAGGAATATAGCCGATACTTAATTTTTCACCTTGAACATTTACTGGTGAAATAGTTGCTACACCTTTATCTGGCTTTAATAATCCTAAGACATTTCTTAAAAGAGTTGATTTTGCTGCGCCATTTTCACCTGTTAGCATCACAAATTCACCAGGATCAACATTAAAAGATATATTTTCTAAAACAGGTTCATCATCATAATAAAATGTTAACTCTTTGACATCAATATAATGCAAGTCTAACTCTCCCTTTCAATAATTTATTTCATTTTTTAGACGTTTAAACAACACTTCACTATACGCCAAAATTCATTTAAATAAAAGAATAAACTATTTTATCGATTTTTGTAATGCTGCCAGATTCGATTCCATCACTCGAATATAATCAACACCTTTATCCTGTTCTTCTTTAGTAATGCCTTCAATTGGACTAAGCACTTCAAGCGCTGCCCCTGTTTCATTAGCTAATGTTCGTGCAATTTTTGGTGAAGCCGTTTCTTCAAAGTAAATAACTTTCACATCATTATCCTTTACAAAATCATTTAATTCAGCTAACTTAGCTGGACTAGGTTCTTGATCTGGTGATAAACCAGCGATAGCGACTTGTTTTAAATCATAACGATTGGCTAAATAAGCAAAAGCTGAATGTTGCGTCACAAATGTACGATTTTCAGCATCCTTTAAACCATTTACGAATTTTTGATTCAACGCCTCTAACTTCTCATTATAAGCATCTGCATTTTTTTCATACATTACTTTATTTGCTGGATCAGCCTTAATTACTCCTGCTTTGATTGCATTTACTTCTTCTTGCGCTAATACTGGATCTAACCAAACATGAGGATCATGGGCATGAGAGTGATCGTCATGGCCTTCTTCATCGTGATCGTGATCTTCAGCGCCATCCAGTAATTTAATTTCCTTACTTGCATCAATCACCACAGTTTTCTTTGTATCAACATTCTTCAAAACGCTGGCTACCCACGTTTCCATTTCCTCACTATTGTAAACAAATACGTCAGAATCAGCAATCTTAGCAATATCCTTAGCACTTGGTTCATAATCATGCGGTTCTGTTCCAGCCTTCATTAGTACTGAAACCTCCGCTTGATCGCCAGTTACATTTCGAGCAAAATCATACATTGGATAAAAAGTCGTTACTACTTGCAATTTAGTGCTATCTTTTGCTTCATTATTATTAGAGCCACAACCAACCATTACTAAAATAATTCCTAAAGTCAATGCAATTAAACTTAATTTGTTTCTTTGTTTCATCGATAAATTCCTCCTATAATTAACGGCAACTATTGAATGTCGAAATTAATTGCAACAGCCTTCCTCCACAAAGGATGGATTTCCCAGTTAAACAATTCCATTCAAATAAGTACACAAGCTAACAAATAAATTAGGTTATTTCGCACAAATCGTAACCATTACTATTTGCTTGCATAATGTAGCTTATCATTAACCGAAAGTATCGTCAAGCGAAAACCAATAAAGTTTATTAAATTTATTGGTTTACTAAAAAATCTACCTAAGAATAACTAAATTCTTAGGTAGATTTTCTTATTTCATTACCAAACTCTCACCATTCGTTGCAATTACTTCTTGATACCAATTAAAACTTTTCTTTTTATAACGAGCCAAACTCCCTGAACCATCGTCATTACGATCCACATAAATAAAACCATAACGTTTACGCAATTCAGCTGTCGTAAAGCTAACAAGATCAATACAACCCCATGACGTATAGCCCATTACCTCAACGCCATCTTCAATTGCTTCACTAACTTGAACTAAATGGTCCCGCATATAATCAATACGATAATCATCTAGAACGGTTTTCGTACCATCTTCCAATTCAACTAATTCATCAACCGCACCTAGCCCATTTTCAACAATAAAGACTGGTTTTTGATAACGATCAGCTAAACAGTTTAGATAATAGCGCAAGCCTTCTGGGTCAATTTGCCAGCCCCATTCACTTGCTTTTAGATACGGATTAGGCACGCCGCCAAGAATATTGCCTTCACCTGCCTCAATCGTTTTGTCAACAGACTCGCACGTACTCATATAGTAGCTAAATGAAATAAAATCCACTGTTGCTTTCAATGCTGCTGTATCTTCGGGAGTCATGATTAATTCAATTCCATTTTCTTTAAAGAAGCGTTTGGCATAAGCCGGGTATGCACCCCGAACTTGAATATCTGAAAAGAAGAAATTTTCTCGTTCTGTTGCCATTGCCGCTAAAACATCTGCTGGTGCAGGGGTCAACGGATAAACAGGCATCCCTAAAATCATACAACCAATCTGAGCTGTTGGAATAATCTCATGGCATGCTTGAACCGCTTTGGCGCTAGCAACTAATTCATGATGAATAGCTTGATATAAGTCTTGTTTAGATAATTCATCTTTCGGCGTATGGATGCCACCACTTAAGAATGGCGCATGAGTAATTGAATTGATCTCATTAAACGTTAACCAGTATTTTATTTTATCTTGATAGCGTGTAAAAACTGTTTTTGCATAATGTTCAAAGAAATCAATCATTTGACGACTACGCCAGCCATCATAAGTCCTTGCCAAATGTAATGGTGTTTCATAATGTGACAACGTCACTAAAGGCTCCATTCCATACTTATGACACTCATCAAATACACGATCATAGAAAGCCAATCCTGCTTCATTTGGTTCTAACTCATCACCTTGTGGGAAAATTCGTGACCATGCAATGGATAAACGGAAAGTTTTAAAACCCATCTCGGCAAATAAACGAATATCCTCTTGATAACGATGATAAAAATCAATCCCAACTAACTTTAAATTATCTTCCGTTGGCAACTTCGTTGGCGCTTCACGCCAGCCCTTTGGAGCAACATCTTGAACACTCAAACCTTTGCCATCTTCATCGTAAGCACCTTCACATTGGTTAGCCGCAACTGCGCCGCCCCATAAAAAATCTTTTGGAAAATTCATTTTTCTTCCTCCTTAAACAACATAAATTAATGTCTCTTGACTTTCAGTCTCACTGATTTCTTTGACAACAACATCAATAAAATTCGGTGTATTTGTCACAATAATCGGTGTCACACAGTCATAACCTGCTGCTTTCACTTGATCAAAATCAACCGTTAAAATTGGTTGCCCTTTTTTGACAACATCCCCTGCTTCAATATGCGCCGTGAAAAATTCACCATTTAACTCAACTGTATCCACTCCCACATGAATCAATAATTCAATCCCACTCTCACTAGTCAGACCAATTGCATGCTTTGTTGGAAATAAAACTGAAACTGTACCATCGAAGGGGGCATATAACGTATCTGACTCAGGTAAGATTGCCACACCTTCACCCATCATCTTGCTAGAAAAAGCTTCATCATTAACCTTCTCCAATGGAATAACTTGCCCTTTAACAGGTGCATAGATTTTCATTGGGTCACTACTACCTGTTTTCACTGATTCAGGTGCCTCAACTACCGCTTTTTTACTATCCAAATTCCCTTCATCAATTCCAAATATCCACGTTAAAATAAACGTTAAAACCATTGACATTACAGCAACTATAATAGCATTTATACTATTGCTGTTGCCCTCACCGCCAATAAATTGAGGAATCGATACTAATGATGGAACGGCAAATGCATAGGATTCTAATCCTGTAATTCCCATGTAAACACCACAGATTGCCCCAGAAATCATTGCTGCATATAAAGGACGTTTGTATTTCAACGTAATCCCATAAAGTGCCGGCTCAGTAACTCCTGCTAATAACGCTGAAATTCCCGATCCCATTGCCACTTGCTTTAAATTTTTATCTTTTGTTTTAAAGGAAACTGCTAAAGCCGCCGCCCCTTGCGCTAAATTCGCTGCTAACATCGCTGGTAAAATCAAGATATCTGGCGTAGCTGGTGAAGCAATTAAGAAAATTGGAGCAAATGCCCAATGCATTCCAGTCATCACAATTAACGGCATAAAGGCTGCCATTAAGCCCATTGCTAACCAACCTGCTTTGCTTTGAATCCAAATAATTGCTGTTGATAAAGCTTGACCTGCGTAGATGCCAATTGGTCCAACTAAAACTAACGCAATGATTCCAGAAATCAACAATACCAATAACGGCACCGTAATACTCTTAATCACGGATGGAATAATTTTATCAAAAAAGGTTTCAATGTATTTCATTAACCAAACCATAATTAAAATTGGAATAACTGAAGAACCATATGAAGCTAACGTAACAGGTAAACCGAATAAGTGGAGCGGGTCACCGGCTGTTACCATCCCGACAAAGTTTGGATGCAGCATAATTCCAGCAACTGACACTGCCAGCATTGGCGAAACTTTAAATTTTTGAGCCGCTGTAAAAGCCAACATAATTGGCATAAAGTAAAATGGTGCATCGCCAAAGAATGACAGCATCGCAAAAGTTTGACTGGAATCTTTTAATACTCCAGTCATTGGTAGAATAATCAGCAATACCTTAATCATCCCGCCGCCTAGCATCGCTGGAATCAATGGTGACATACAACCCGAAATCACATCAACAAAGGCTTCAAATAAATTCTTTTTTGGACCTGATTCTTCACTACCTCCATCATTACTAAAATGTCCTAATTTTACTAGCTCTTTATAATAAGAAGAAACATCATTGCCAATAATAATCTGATATTGACCTCCCTTCCGCATAACCCCCATTACACCTGGTACTTGTTTAACCTGATCATCATTAACAATTCCTTCATTATTTAAAACAAAACGCAAACGAGTCATACAATGTGTAACCGATTTAACATTTTTCTCACCACCAACTAACTCAATGATTTCTTTTGCTGTATTTGTATACTTCATTTTTATTCCTCCTAATTTTCAACCTATTGCACTTAAGAAAACAAAGCAAACCTAGCCAGACTTACCAAATAAAGTAAGTCCAACTAGGTCATGCTCCCAAATAATGCTGGGATAACAATCCTATTCTTTTTATAAATTTTTTGTGACTCTTCTAATATGTGCAGTTAGGTATAATAATTCTGTTGAGCTTAACTCATAATCAAATTCCGCCTTAACAAAGTCACCAATCTGCATCGCACACAAATATTCTAGATGATATTTACTTTGCAGTGTAGCCAGTAGCTCCACATCATCATCTTCATAATGTTCCCCAACTAACAGCCGCTGTGCGAAAAATTTTAGATGCGTAATAAAGCGATAATAATCGAGTGAACTTTCATCAAATTCAGTTCGATATTCTTTTTTTACAATATTTTCAATTTGTTTCGTTATTTCTGTGACTTCATAAGCCAGCTGAAAAGTTTTGTCCTGCTCAGCATTCACAAAATGAATGGCAATAAAAGCCGCTTCATCAATTTCAAAAGCGATTCCTAGTTCATTCCGGACAATTTCAATAGCCTTTTCGCCAACGCTGTATTCGTCTGGGTAAAAACGTTCAATGTCCCATCGCAACGGATTTTTTAAAATAATGCCCTCTTGATAACGCTCAACCGAAGAATGAATGTGATCCGTTAAATTTACATAGATCGTTTCATTTAAATTTTTACCAAGCTTAATCTTTCCAAAATTAATAATTTTTTCTGCCACTAAAATATGTTCCATCGGTACATCAATTAAAAGCTCGGTGAATTTGCTTAATGTATCTTTATCACGCAATAAGAAGGTTTTTTCCACCAGTTCCATATCAACTGCTTGATTCCGCTTCTTACCAAAAGCAACACCTTTGCCCATCAATAAAACCTCAACGCCCATACTATTTACAGAAATAACCGTATTATTATTCAACACACGTTTTATGATCATAAAACAACCCCATTTTATACAAAAAAATCCCATTCACTCGCTTTCCCAAAGAGTTCTCCAAAAAGACTCCCAGCCGCGATGCAAATAGGTCCTGCTCACTACAAATAGTGATAACATCCATATATACTGCATTTACACTCTATAGCATGCTTACCCGAAGTAATAACATCTACAGTCTATCTACTAAATTACCACTTATTGAAAGGGCTGTCAACAGCTTTTCAAATTTTCAATAATGAACACACATGTAAATCATGATGAAAATCAAAAAAAGATTGAGTAAAATTTACTCAACCTTTTGATTTTCACTTTTTAACGCAATGTCCGTTGCAAAAACTCTTTTGTCCGATCTTCTTTAGGATGATTAAAGATTTCTTCTGGAGGACCTTCTTCCACAATAACCCCTTTATCCATAAAGACAACCCGATCTGAAACCTCTTTTGCAAAATCCATTTCATGGGTCACGACTAACATCGTTAAACCAATTTTTGCTAACTCTTTCATAACTTTCAATACTTCCCCAACCATTTCAGGATCTAACGCAGAAGTCGGTTCATCAAATAATAAAACATCTGGATCCATCGATAACGCTCTAGCAATCGCAACCCGTTGCTTTTGCCCACCAGAAAGCTGACTTGGTTTTGCATTACTAAATTGCTCCATCCCCACTAACTGTAGGTTTTTACGAGCAACTTTTTCAGCTTCTTCCTTAGAACGCTTCAATACTTTGATCTGTCCCACCATACAATTGCTTAAAACATCATGATTGTTAAACAAATTAAATTGCTGAAAAACCATCCCTAAATGTTTACGATACTCATTAATATCATGAGTATCCTGCATAATGTTGTTGCCTTTATATAAAATATCGCCACCACTTAATTTCTCTAACAAATTAATGCAACGTAGCAATGTCGATTTCCCAGATCCAGAAGAACCGATTACACAGACAACTTCACCTTTATTTACTGAAAAATCAATATCTTTTAACACTTCATGAGCGCCATATGATTTCATTAAATGTTGTACTTCAATAATTTTTTCCATGATTATCTTCCTTCCCGATCATTAATATCTTCAATTGCTGATACTTGCATTTGATTGCCCATCATTGTAAAATCGGCTGGTCCGTCCATTCGTCTCTCAACATAACGCAAAATTCGAGTAACCGTAAAGGTCATAACAAAATAAATGACACAGGCTACTAAGAAGGATTCAAAGTAACGGAAATTATTCCCTGCCACTGACTTCGTTTGGAAGTAAAGCTCTGTAACTGAAATAACATTTAACACTGAAGTATCTTTAATATTAATCACAAATTCATTCCCAGTTGCTGGCAAAATATTACGAACAACTTGTGGTAAAACAACATTCATCATTGTTTGAATATGATTCATTCCAATCGCATGAGCGGCTTCAAATTGACCTTTATCAATCGAAACAATCCCACCACGAACAATCTCAGACATATAGGCTCCAGTATTAATCGATACAATTAGAATAGCTGCAAATAAACGACTCATATCTAAGCCAAAAGCTTGCGCTGATCCATAGAAAATCACCATCGCCTGAACAATCATCGGCGTTCCACGGAAGATTTCAATATAGATAGAAAGAATGGTATTCACTACTTTCAAGACGCCTCTTTTCACCTTAGAATCTGGCGTTGGAATCGTCCGGATCACTCCAATAATCAAACCTAAAATTGAACCGATAATCGTTCCTACAAGAGCGATTAATAAGGTAATCCCCGCTCCTCTTAAGAACATTGGTCCATTCTCTTTGATAATTTTAAAAACCCATTTGAAGCTAAAACCACTATCTTCTAAGTCTGCTGCCGATGGATCATCTGTTGCAGCTGCTGCATTCGCTTCTGATTCAGAAGGTTGATTTTTAATTGCCATCTCCATCATTTGACTGCGTTCTTCATCTGAAATTTTCGCTAACGCTTGATTCACTTCGGTTTTCAATGGACTATTTTTTAATAGCCCTACCGCTGTATCCGTATCTTCTGGCGCTGCGACAAACCCTTCTTTAAATTCAATCATTTTAAAGCTTTTATTTGCTGATTCGGCGGTAATTCCTTCTGGCAATTCAGAAACATACCCATCAATTACACCTGATTGTAAGGCAACACGCATTGCTGTAAAATTATCCATTGCCGTTTCTTGCTTTACACCCTTAATCTGATCAATTACTGAGTAATGGAACGTATTTAATTGGGCTGTAATTTTTGCACCAGCAAAATCTTGAATGGATGTTGCATTCTCATATGGACCACCCTTTTTCACTACCATAACTAGATGGGATTTGTAATAATTATCAGAGAAATCAATTGTTTTTTTACGTTCTGCTGTTGGCGACATTCCCGCCATTACGGCATTGATTTTTCCAGAAGTTAAGGCTGGAATTAAACCATCCCATTCAGTTTTAACGATAACTAATTTTTTCCCCATACTGTCCGCGACTTTTTTCGCCATCTCTACATCATAACCGCCTGCATAATCAGCAGATCCATCAATCTTAACTCCACCATTTGCATCCCCAGTTTGTGTCCAGTTAAACGGCGCATAGCCAGCTTCCATCCCAACAACAAACGTATCTGTTTCCTTATCAGATGCACAACCTGCAATCATAAAAGTAAATGCAGCAATTAATGCTAATCCAAGTACTAGTCTTTTTTTCATTAAAATCTCCTCTTCCTTCTTTCAACTTTTCCATGATAACCTTTAACAAATCGGGTAAAATACAAAACAAAAAACGCCCTAAGTTTTGAGCTTAGGACGTTTGAAAATTCATTTACGTAACCCTGTCAGCACAACTTAATAATCTGGGTAGACTACTAAGACAGTTCTGTAATTATTCATTACAGACCCAACAGAAAATCATGAGGTTATTTTCTATTTCGGCAATAGTTCCTTCTCCAAGCTTCACGGTTTCCTCAAACTCCACGGTGGACTAATAAATATTGCGCCTCTCCCTCATAAATGAGGTTCTATTCAATTCTATCCCAAATTTTACAGTAACTTATTCCCACTGTCAACCCTAGTTTTTGCTTATACTTCAGTAAAAACCCTTTATTTTAATGCGTACTTAAATTTCCTTGACTGAATAAAATACTAGGATAGTTCCTAGCAACGAGCTAATTAATCCAGCCAAAAGCATAATAAAAATGCCATAACTATCTAACAAAACTCCACCTAATAAATTACCAAATACACCACCTAAAGTCATTGCAACAATAACAATAGCTTGCCCTTTCACTTTATCTTCAGGTCGCATTATCCCATTAATGTAATAAACTGAGGCCGGAATATACAAAGCAAATGATAAAAATTGCAATCCTTGTCCAAAATAAATCATGCCTACACTTGGAGCGAATAAAAAAACAACCGCCTTAATCGTAAAGAAAAAAGCTGCCATCTTTAACAAGGTACTCCCCTTTACTTTGCGAACCAAGAAAGTAAAAGCCATCATCATAGGCAACTCCACACTCGCTGCTACCGCCAATGAAATACCAAAATCACTATCACCACCGCCAACATGGTGCATAATCTGAATCAAATACGTATTAATAATATTGTGGAAAATAAATAGACAACAAATTCCAATTAATAATATCAACAACTGAGGATAGCCCTTAAAAAAGTTGATTAATTCTGTGATTTTCAACCCTTTTTTTGAAGCAGCTCTTTCTATTTTCTGCTTTCCAGCCATTTTTGTTGGTGTTTTAAAACTATATGCTATCAAACCAACTAAACCATAAAAAAGAATATATAAATACGGTAAAATCGCTGGACTGAATTTGCTGACAATAAAGCCTAAAATAAAGGACATCGCCGCAAATGATAGCGACCCTAATCCCCGAGCTAGTCCATAGTTAATTGAAATTCCTTGATTAATATATTCAAAAATCAAAGAGTTTAGTAAAGGTTGAATCGTTAACATTAAAGTGCTGATGCTAATAAATAAAAGTGCGACTACCCACTGAATAGTTGGCAGATTAATTAGTAAAATGGACAAAATAATAACAAGTAACGCAAAAATACTAATCATTTCTTTTAAGGTGATTTTTTGTGTCTGATCCGCAAAACTTGCCACAATTGGTTGAATAATAGCAGCGCCAATGTTTGCCATTGCTAAAATTATTCCAACTTCCTTACCAGTAAATCCTTTGTCTAACAAAAAGATTGTTGCAAAAGCAAAAATCGCACAAAAACCCATCCAATACGTACTTTGCAAAAAGGAATAACGAACTGTCAACCAAACAGCATTTTCTTTTTTAGACACCCTTCCACCACACTCCGCTTCTATGTTTTACGTTTTCAAATAAATCGACCTTCTCCAACACAATAGGGACCTTCAAAAATCTCAAATTCCCGACCAATTCCGTAAACTGATAAAAAACTACACCTAAATATTCACGCTCCATATCCTCTTTCATTACACGATGAGGAGGATGATAATTATTTCCTGGGAAATATTCCCGAGCTATTCCATAAAAATAGACTTCCACTAATGATTCTCGCTGTAAAACTAACCATTGATTTACTCTATCATACTCAATCACTACAACACTAAGTCGTTTTCAAATTTGAACATTCGTCAAAAAAGATTGATTTTTTTTCATGAGTTGGCAAAATAATACCTACTACACCAGCTACATTCATTCTAATTCCTTGTGGATAAAAATAGTTTACACTATCTGACATTCTTTTGCCAATTGGATAGCGTTACATCGTCCGTTCCCACTCATCTTGATATGGAGCTAATGCTTACTCCCATGCCTTTTCAAATTGATTTTCAGATAAGAAAAGAGTTGCCTCATCAATCAAAACTTCTTGATCCGTTAAACAAGCTTCCTTTGCCGAAATCTGAATTCCCTGGCCTTCTAACTGCGTAAGTTGTCTCAATTCACAGCGCTTTCCACCCATTTTAATCCACGATTGCTATCCATCAAAATAAAAATAAAGATACTCCATTTTTCAGTTCCTTCCTTATAAGAAAGCAAGCCTATCTATTCTTTATAATCAAATAACTTAGAAATAAATTCCGTCATTTCTAAAACGGTCTCTTGATAATCTGATGCAACCCACCATTGAATTAAATGGCTAATTCCACCTGCTAGAAAAACCGACTCCATACTAAAAGAAACAGCTACTGGTTCATGAATAGTACCACTTCTTTTTATCAGAAAATCTTCAATTTCCTCAGTAAAAAGTGTATCCAGCATCTGGCGTAATTCCAAACTAGTTTGCGTCGCAAACAAGAGCTTAAATAATTTTCGATTTTCAAAAATATACATTAGTACTTTTTCAATAATAAATTCCTTTTGAGAATAATCGATTTTTTCATTGATTTCCTGTTTAATCTGTTCCAAACAAAAAAATAGCAAATGATACTTATCTTCAAAATGGCTATAAAAACTGGATCGACTCACCATCGCCAAGTCACAAATATCCTTCACTGTAACCTTTTCAAAACTTGTTTTATTTAACAAAGAAAACAATGCATCTGACAATAATTTATGTGTTTTCGTTACCCGTAAGTCCTTTTTATATACTGATTTCATGGACACATTTCTAGTTATGTACATTATCTTACACTCTCACAATTCTGTAGATTTTATTTTTTAATTACACCCAGTATACTATATTTGTACTCAGCAAGAAAGAGTTCTAAAAAATAACGAAAGAAGGAATTAAACATGACAAACTACGAAAATAAAGCAGATAAAATCTTAACTAAAACAGCAGAAACTGTAACAAAACTTGATGATACACTTGCAAAAATGGAAGAAACTGACAGCAAAGTGAAACACTTTATTGAACAAGAAAAAGCAATTCATGACATTAAAAAAATTATTCATGAAGGAAAAAAACTAGACAAATTAACAAATAAAGAAATCGATAATGACATTACGATTGCTGAAATCACTGTTGAAGAACAAGCAAAAGCTGTTGATAAAATTGATACTGAATTCACTAAACTTGATGATACTCTAGCTAAATTAACCGATGACAACGACCATAAAGTAAAAAGCTACTTAGAACAAAAGAAAGCCATCCATGAAGTGAAAAAAATCTTACATCAAGTAAATAAATTAGAAAAAATTTCAGACTAAAAA is drawn from Carnobacterium gallinarum DSM 4847 and contains these coding sequences:
- a CDS encoding beta-glucoside-specific PTS transporter subunit IIABC, which gives rise to MKYTNTAKEIIELVGGEKNVKSVTHCMTRLRFVLNNEGIVNDDQVKQVPGVMGVMRKGGQYQIIIGNDVSSYYKELVKLGHFSNDGGSEESGPKKNLFEAFVDVISGCMSPLIPAMLGGGMIKVLLIILPMTGVLKDSSQTFAMLSFFGDAPFYFMPIMLAFTAAQKFKVSPMLAVSVAGIMLHPNFVGMVTAGDPLHLFGLPVTLASYGSSVIPILIMVWLMKYIETFFDKIIPSVIKSITVPLLVLLISGIIALVLVGPIGIYAGQALSTAIIWIQSKAGWLAMGLMAAFMPLIVMTGMHWAFAPIFLIASPATPDILILPAMLAANLAQGAAALAVSFKTKDKNLKQVAMGSGISALLAGVTEPALYGITLKYKRPLYAAMISGAICGVYMGITGLESYAFAVPSLVSIPQFIGGEGNSNSINAIIVAVMSMVLTFILTWIFGIDEGNLDSKKAVVEAPESVKTGSSDPMKIYAPVKGQVIPLEKVNDEAFSSKMMGEGVAILPESDTLYAPFDGTVSVLFPTKHAIGLTSESGIELLIHVGVDTVELNGEFFTAHIEAGDVVKKGQPILTVDFDQVKAAGYDCVTPIIVTNTPNFIDVVVKEISETESQETLIYVV
- a CDS encoding metal ABC transporter substrate-binding protein, coding for MKQRNKLSLIALTLGIILVMVGCGSNNNEAKDSTKLQVVTTFYPMYDFARNVTGDQAEVSVLMKAGTEPHDYEPSAKDIAKIADSDVFVYNSEEMETWVASVLKNVDTKKTVVIDASKEIKLLDGAEDHDHDEEGHDDHSHAHDPHVWLDPVLAQEEVNAIKAGVIKADPANKVMYEKNADAYNEKLEALNQKFVNGLKDAENRTFVTQHSAFAYLANRYDLKQVAIAGLSPDQEPSPAKLAELNDFVKDNDVKVIYFEETASPKIARTLANETGAALEVLSPIEGITKEEQDKGVDYIRVMESNLAALQKSIK
- a CDS encoding amino acid ABC transporter ATP-binding protein, with product MEKIIEVQHLMKSYGAHEVLKDIDFSVNKGEVVCVIGSSGSGKSTLLRCINLLEKLSGGDILYKGNNIMQDTHDINEYRKHLGMVFQQFNLFNNHDVLSNCMVGQIKVLKRSKEEAEKVARKNLQLVGMEQFSNAKPSQLSGGQKQRVAIARALSMDPDVLLFDEPTSALDPEMVGEVLKVMKELAKIGLTMLVVTHEMDFAKEVSDRVVFMDKGVIVEEGPPEEIFNHPKEDRTKEFLQRTLR
- a CDS encoding ABC transporter permease subunit (The N-terminal region of this protein, as described by TIGR01726, is a three transmembrane segment that identifies a subfamily of ABC transporter permease subunits, which specificities that include histidine, arginine, glutamine, glutamate, L-cystine (sic), the opines (in Agrobacterium) octopine and nopaline, etc.), yielding MKKRLVLGLALIAAFTFMIAGCASDKETDTFVVGMEAGYAPFNWTQTGDANGGVKIDGSADYAGGYDVEMAKKVADSMGKKLVIVKTEWDGLIPALTSGKINAVMAGMSPTAERKKTIDFSDNYYKSHLVMVVKKGGPYENATSIQDFAGAKITAQLNTFHYSVIDQIKGVKQETAMDNFTAMRVALQSGVIDGYVSELPEGITAESANKSFKMIEFKEGFVAAPEDTDTAVGLLKNSPLKTEVNQALAKISDEERSQMMEMAIKNQPSESEANAAAATDDPSAADLEDSGFSFKWVFKIIKENGPMFLRGAGITLLIALVGTIIGSILGLIIGVIRTIPTPDSKVKRGVLKVVNTILSIYIEIFRGTPMIVQAMVIFYGSAQAFGLDMSRLFAAILIVSINTGAYMSEIVRGGIVSIDKGQFEAAHAIGMNHIQTMMNVVLPQVVRNILPATGNEFVINIKDTSVLNVISVTELYFQTKSVAGNNFRYFESFLVACVIYFVMTFTVTRILRYVERRMDGPADFTMMGNQMQVSAIEDINDREGR
- the licT gene encoding BglG family transcription antiterminator LicT translates to MIIKRVLNNNTVISVNSMGVEVLLMGKGVAFGKKRNQAVDMELVEKTFLLRDKDTLSKFTELLIDVPMEHILVAEKIINFGKIKLGKNLNETIYVNLTDHIHSSVERYQEGIILKNPLRWDIERFYPDEYSVGEKAIEIVRNELGIAFEIDEAAFIAIHFVNAEQDKTFQLAYEVTEITKQIENIVKKEYRTEFDESSLDYYRFITHLKFFAQRLLVGEHYEDDDVELLATLQSKYHLEYLCAMQIGDFVKAEFDYELSSTELLYLTAHIRRVTKNL
- a CDS encoding metal ABC transporter ATP-binding protein, producing MHYIDVKELTFYYDDEPVLENISFNVDPGEFVMLTGENGAAKSTLLRNVLGLLKPDKGVATISPVNVQGEKLSIGYIPQQVASFNAGFPSTVIELVRSGRYQRGRWFKRLTPEDHEHVERALQSVGMWDMRHKKVGELSGGQKQRICLARIFATDPDLFVLDEPTTGMDVEARADFYKLLRHNSEVHGKGILMVTHDHEDIKDYADRHIQLVRKEDSPWRCFAMNSCNMPSKPRS
- a CDS encoding glycoside hydrolase family 1 protein, with amino-acid sequence MNFPKDFLWGGAVAANQCEGAYDEDGKGLSVQDVAPKGWREAPTKLPTEDNLKLVGIDFYHRYQEDIRLFAEMGFKTFRLSIAWSRIFPQGDELEPNEAGLAFYDRVFDECHKYGMEPLVTLSHYETPLHLARTYDGWRSRQMIDFFEHYAKTVFTRYQDKIKYWLTFNEINSITHAPFLSGGIHTPKDELSKQDLYQAIHHELVASAKAVQACHEIIPTAQIGCMILGMPVYPLTPAPADVLAAMATERENFFFSDIQVRGAYPAYAKRFFKENGIELIMTPEDTAALKATVDFISFSYYMSTCESVDKTIEAGEGNILGGVPNPYLKASEWGWQIDPEGLRYYLNCLADRYQKPVFIVENGLGAVDELVELEDGTKTVLDDYRIDYMRDHLVQVSEAIEDGVEVMGYTSWGCIDLVSFTTAELRKRYGFIYVDRNDDGSGSLARYKKKSFNWYQEVIATNGESLVMK